The Fusobacterium pseudoperiodonticum DNA window CCCATGAAAGAAATTTTAGAACCGTCTGTTCCACCACGAATAGCCTTTATAAGTGGTTTTATACCAAGATTTTCCATAGCTTGTTTTGCTATGTCAACGACATACATATGGTCTTTTATTATTTCACCCATATTGTAGTATTCATCTTTTAGTTCAAGTTCAACAACTTCTTTTCCATATTTTTCATTTACTTTTTTAACAAGCTCTTTTACAAATTCTTTCTTAGCTAAGAATTTAGCCTTGTCATGATCTCTTAAAATATATACAACTTCTCCACTTTCACAAGATGTATTAGTTTCAACTAAATAATAGAATCCTTCATATCCTTCAGTTTTTTCAGGGACTTCATCTTTAGGGAACATTTGTATAATTTCACTAGCAATAAGACCTGCATTTATCATTTTACCTTTTGCAGTTCCTGGGTGAACACTAACTCCTTTTATTTTAAATGTAGCTTGAGCAGCATTAAAGCTTTCATATTCCAATTCTCCAACAGGGCCTCCGTCCATAGTGTAAGCATAGTCTGCTGCAAATTCTTTTACATCAAAATAGTCTGCTCCTCTACCAATTTCTTCATCTGGACCAAAAGCCATTTTGATATCTCCATGTTTAATTTCAGGGTGTTCTTTTAAGTACTTAACAGCTTCTATGATTTCAACTATTCCTGATTTATCATCTGAACCAAGTAAAGTTGTACCATCTGTTGTAATTAAAGTTTTAGAGATATAATTTTTTAAATTTGGAAATTCATCTACTTTTAAAACTATATTTTGTTCTTTATTTAAAACTATGTCTTTTCCATCATAGTTTTCTATAATTTGAGGATTAATTCCTTCTGCATTGAAATCAGCAGTGTCCATATGAGCTATAAAACCAACAGTAGCAACTTTTTTATCTATATTACTTGGTAAAGTTGCATTTACAAAACAAGCTTTATTTATAAAAACATTAGATAGACCTAAATCTTCTAACTCTTTTTTTAGCATTTTAGCAAATTCCATTTGTGATGGTGTAGATGGAATAGTTTCACTTTTTTCATCTGAACGAGTATTAAATTTAACATATCTTAAAAATCTTTCTTTCAATGTTGAATATTTTTCCATTTTCTGTACCTTCCTTTCAAAATAAATTACACTATATAATTATACTACATATTCACAATTCAATCAAAAA harbors:
- the pepT gene encoding peptidase T, translating into MEKYSTLKERFLRYVKFNTRSDEKSETIPSTPSQMEFAKMLKKELEDLGLSNVFINKACFVNATLPSNIDKKVATVGFIAHMDTADFNAEGINPQIIENYDGKDIVLNKEQNIVLKVDEFPNLKNYISKTLITTDGTTLLGSDDKSGIVEIIEAVKYLKEHPEIKHGDIKMAFGPDEEIGRGADYFDVKEFAADYAYTMDGGPVGELEYESFNAAQATFKIKGVSVHPGTAKGKMINAGLIASEIIQMFPKDEVPEKTEGYEGFYYLVETNTSCESGEVVYILRDHDKAKFLAKKEFVKELVKKVNEKYGKEVVELELKDEYYNMGEIIKDHMYVVDIAKQAMENLGIKPLIKAIRGGTDGSKISFMGLPTPNIFAGGENFHGKYEFVALESMEKATDVIVEIAKLNAER